A stretch of Synechococcus sp. WH 8020 DNA encodes these proteins:
- a CDS encoding response regulator transcription factor, with protein MFSDQPPSTSVVFKHLKSSQFYILLIDEFTEKRLSSSLEDRPDLILFDSDRFQFQASLQLIRFIRSKKISVPVIHLVRDDHYLARVQSLQAGADDVLSFPFAYEELDARLDSLFRRASMGTNHLDGAVLRHTDLELNTDTREVTRDGISAKLTVKEYDLLVYFLQNPGMVLARKTIMNNVWGQSWTGDDNLLDVYIRYLRKKIERQKLEKLIHTVRGVGYILK; from the coding sequence TTGTTCTCTGATCAGCCACCATCAACTTCTGTTGTTTTTAAACATCTAAAGTCTTCTCAGTTCTATATTCTGTTGATTGACGAATTTACAGAAAAAAGGTTATCCTCCAGCCTTGAGGATCGTCCTGATTTAATCCTTTTCGATAGTGACCGTTTTCAATTTCAAGCCTCGCTTCAGTTGATTCGGTTCATTCGCTCTAAGAAGATATCTGTACCTGTGATTCATTTGGTTAGGGATGATCACTATTTGGCACGTGTTCAGTCACTCCAGGCTGGTGCTGATGATGTGCTGTCATTTCCTTTTGCTTACGAAGAGCTTGATGCCCGCTTGGATTCGCTCTTCCGCCGTGCATCGATGGGGACAAATCATCTCGATGGAGCAGTGCTTCGCCATACAGATCTAGAACTCAATACTGATACGCGAGAAGTCACCCGTGACGGGATCTCCGCAAAACTTACGGTCAAAGAGTATGACCTCTTAGTTTATTTTCTACAAAATCCAGGAATGGTATTGGCTCGAAAAACAATCATGAACAATGTGTGGGGTCAAAGCTGGACAGGAGACGATAATCTTCTTGACGTTTACATCCGTTATTTGCGCAAGAAAATTGAGCGACAGAAACTTGAAAAACTGATACACACTGTTCGAGGTGTTGGCTATATCTTGAAGTAA
- a CDS encoding magnesium chelatase subunit H, protein MFTQVRSADRRIIPAENNNHQSVMKAVYVVLEPQYQSALTQAAISLNAQDGPIGIELCGYLIEELRDEHNYADFQKDVAETDVFIGSLIFIEDLAQKVVDAVSPHRDRLKAAVVFPSMPEVMRLNKLGSFSMAQLGQSKSAIAGFMKKRKEAGGAGFQDAMLKLLNTLPTVLKYLPVEKAQDARSFMLSFQYWLGGTPDNLRNFLLMLADKYVFPASDGDGRPEVAVADPEVFPDLGIWHPLAPQMFEDLKEYLNWMASRPDLSDKARKGPVIGLVLQRSHIVTGDDAHYVATIQELEFRGARVIPIFCGGLDFSKPVNAFFYDPLNSEQPLVDSIVSLTGFALVGGPARQDHPKAVESLKKLNRPYMVALPLVFQTTQEWEKSDLGLHPVQVALQIAIPELDGAIEPIVLSGRDDATGKAHTLQDRVDAIAERAIRWSSLGLKPRKDKKLAITVFSFPPDKGNVGTAAYLNVFDSIHRVLQEMKAKGYDVQDMPRDAKALMETVINDPEALQGSPELSIAHRMSVEEYERLTPYSERLEENWGKPPGNLNSDGQNLLIYGRHFGNIFVGVQPTFGYEGDPMRLLYSRSASPHHGFAAYYTYLEKIWGADAVLHFGTHGSLEFMPGKQMGMSETCYPDSLIGALPNLYYYAANNPSEATIAKRRGYASTISYLTPPAENAGLYKGLKELGELVGSYQQLRESARGVQIVNAIVETARLCNLDKDVALPDDDSSDLTLENRDAIVGAIYRQLMEIESRLLPCGLHTIGKPPTAEEAIATLVSIAALEREEDGLRSLPGLLAESLGRQIDDIYRGNDDGVLEDVELNRTITEVSRAAVGSMVRSLTGSDGRVNMREKFAWFLDLISRFGFKRPTPWFRACSTGGFTNVDSTALDSLFTYLRFCLQQICADMEMESLLRALDGEYVLPGPGGDPIRNPGVLPSGKNIHALDPQAIPTRAAVAAAKVVVDKLIERQREEQGEWPETIACVLWGTDNIKTYGESLAQILWFIGVRPVPDSLGRVNKLELIPLEELGRPRIDVVVNCSGVFRDLFINQMALIDQGVKMAAESEESIDQNFIRKHALEQAEKEGTSLRDAACRVFSNASGSYSSNVNLAVENSTWEEEGELQEMYLSRKTFAFNADNPGEMDQKREVFESVMKTADVTFQNLDSAEISLTDVSHYFDSDPTKLIQGLRDDGKSPTSYIADTTTANAQVRSLSETIRLDSRTKLLNPKWYEGMLDSGYEGVREVAKRLNFTLGWSATSGSVDNFVYEEANETFINDPEMRKRLLELNPHSFRRIVGTLLEVNGRGYWETSDENIQQLQELYQEVEDRIEGVTDS, encoded by the coding sequence ATGTTTACGCAGGTCCGTTCCGCTGATCGTCGGATTATTCCTGCTGAGAACAACAATCATCAATCGGTCATGAAGGCCGTCTACGTCGTTCTTGAACCGCAATATCAAAGTGCATTAACACAAGCAGCGATCAGTCTCAATGCGCAAGATGGTCCCATTGGGATTGAACTCTGCGGCTATCTGATTGAGGAACTTCGTGATGAACATAATTATGCAGATTTTCAAAAAGATGTTGCTGAGACCGACGTCTTTATTGGATCGCTCATTTTCATTGAAGATCTCGCCCAAAAAGTTGTTGATGCAGTCAGTCCTCACCGCGATCGCCTGAAAGCCGCGGTCGTCTTCCCCTCGATGCCCGAGGTCATGCGCCTCAACAAGTTAGGCAGCTTCTCGATGGCTCAACTCGGGCAGAGCAAAAGCGCGATCGCCGGCTTCATGAAAAAGCGAAAAGAAGCTGGAGGTGCAGGTTTTCAAGACGCCATGCTCAAGCTCTTGAATACGCTTCCAACGGTGCTCAAGTATTTGCCCGTCGAGAAAGCGCAAGATGCTCGCAGCTTCATGCTTAGTTTCCAATATTGGTTGGGTGGCACACCAGATAATCTCCGAAATTTTCTGTTGATGCTGGCTGATAAATATGTATTTCCAGCATCAGATGGTGATGGGCGTCCTGAAGTAGCAGTTGCAGATCCAGAAGTCTTTCCTGATCTCGGGATTTGGCACCCGCTAGCACCTCAAATGTTTGAGGATTTAAAGGAATATTTGAATTGGATGGCGAGTCGCCCAGATCTCAGCGACAAAGCCCGCAAGGGACCAGTGATTGGTCTCGTGCTCCAGCGCAGTCACATCGTGACTGGAGACGATGCCCACTACGTGGCAACCATCCAAGAACTTGAGTTCCGAGGTGCACGCGTTATTCCGATCTTCTGCGGAGGTCTTGATTTCTCAAAACCTGTCAATGCTTTTTTCTACGACCCGCTCAATTCAGAGCAGCCTTTAGTGGACAGCATTGTTTCTCTTACAGGTTTTGCCTTAGTTGGAGGTCCAGCGCGTCAGGACCATCCCAAGGCCGTTGAATCGCTGAAAAAGCTCAATAGGCCATACATGGTTGCCCTGCCGTTGGTCTTTCAAACCACGCAAGAATGGGAAAAAAGTGATTTAGGCCTTCACCCAGTACAGGTAGCACTGCAAATCGCGATTCCAGAGTTAGACGGCGCAATCGAACCCATTGTTTTGTCTGGTCGTGATGACGCCACGGGTAAAGCTCATACCCTGCAAGATCGCGTGGATGCGATTGCTGAAAGAGCAATCCGATGGTCATCATTAGGCCTGAAACCACGTAAAGACAAAAAGCTAGCCATTACCGTTTTTAGCTTTCCCCCAGACAAGGGAAATGTAGGAACGGCGGCCTATCTCAATGTGTTCGATTCGATTCACAGGGTTCTTCAGGAGATGAAGGCCAAGGGATACGACGTTCAGGACATGCCACGGGATGCCAAGGCACTCATGGAGACGGTGATTAACGATCCAGAAGCCCTTCAAGGATCACCAGAACTCTCGATCGCGCATCGAATGAGCGTTGAAGAGTATGAAAGGCTAACTCCTTATTCAGAACGTTTAGAAGAAAACTGGGGGAAACCACCAGGTAATTTGAATAGCGACGGACAAAATTTATTGATCTATGGACGTCATTTTGGAAATATCTTTGTAGGGGTTCAACCAACTTTTGGTTATGAAGGTGATCCTATGCGCCTTCTCTATTCACGCAGCGCAAGTCCTCATCATGGTTTTGCAGCCTATTACACGTACTTAGAAAAGATTTGGGGGGCCGATGCCGTACTCCACTTCGGCACACATGGATCACTTGAATTTATGCCCGGCAAGCAAATGGGCATGAGTGAAACCTGTTACCCAGACTCCCTGATCGGAGCCTTACCCAACCTCTATTACTACGCAGCCAATAATCCATCGGAAGCAACGATCGCAAAACGTCGAGGTTATGCATCCACGATTAGTTACCTCACACCACCAGCCGAAAATGCTGGCCTTTACAAAGGACTCAAAGAGCTTGGTGAGTTGGTGGGTTCCTATCAACAACTGAGAGAAAGTGCTCGGGGAGTTCAAATCGTTAATGCGATCGTAGAAACCGCACGCCTGTGCAATCTTGATAAAGATGTTGCTCTGCCCGACGATGATTCATCTGATCTAACTCTCGAAAATCGCGACGCGATTGTTGGGGCGATCTACCGCCAGTTGATGGAAATTGAAAGTCGCCTGCTTCCCTGCGGCCTTCATACCATCGGTAAGCCGCCTACGGCAGAAGAAGCGATTGCAACGCTGGTGAGTATTGCCGCCTTGGAGCGCGAAGAAGACGGCCTTCGTTCCTTACCGGGACTACTGGCTGAATCCCTTGGCCGCCAAATCGATGACATCTATCGAGGCAATGATGATGGCGTTCTTGAAGACGTGGAACTCAATCGCACAATCACAGAAGTTTCCCGTGCTGCTGTGGGATCCATGGTGCGGTCTCTGACAGGGAGCGACGGTCGCGTCAATATGCGCGAAAAGTTTGCTTGGTTCCTTGATCTGATCTCTCGGTTTGGATTCAAACGGCCAACACCTTGGTTCAGAGCCTGTTCGACTGGTGGTTTTACCAACGTTGACAGCACAGCGCTTGACAGCCTGTTTACCTATTTGCGTTTCTGCCTTCAGCAAATCTGCGCAGATATGGAAATGGAGAGCCTGTTAAGAGCTCTCGATGGGGAATACGTTCTGCCTGGCCCCGGAGGAGACCCAATCAGGAATCCAGGCGTACTGCCGAGTGGCAAAAACATTCACGCTCTCGATCCTCAAGCAATTCCTACCAGAGCAGCAGTGGCTGCAGCCAAGGTTGTGGTGGACAAACTGATCGAACGACAGAGAGAAGAACAGGGTGAATGGCCTGAAACGATCGCTTGCGTGCTCTGGGGAACAGACAACATCAAAACCTACGGAGAATCACTCGCACAGATCCTTTGGTTTATCGGAGTTCGCCCGGTTCCCGACTCCTTAGGCAGGGTCAACAAACTAGAACTCATTCCCCTGGAAGAACTAGGGCGGCCAAGGATCGATGTTGTGGTGAATTGTTCGGGTGTGTTCCGAGACTTGTTTATCAATCAGATGGCCCTGATTGATCAAGGCGTGAAAATGGCTGCCGAGTCGGAGGAATCTATTGATCAGAACTTTATTCGAAAACATGCTCTTGAACAAGCCGAGAAAGAAGGCACAAGTCTTCGTGATGCTGCTTGCCGTGTGTTTTCCAATGCAAGCGGTAGCTACAGCTCCAATGTGAACCTGGCTGTAGAAAACAGCACCTGGGAAGAAGAGGGAGAGCTTCAGGAGATGTACCTCTCTCGCAAAACTTTTGCCTTTAATGCCGATAATCCAGGCGAAATGGATCAAAAGCGTGAAGTCTTCGAATCAGTGATGAAGACAGCAGACGTAACCTTCCAAAATCTCGACTCCGCTGAGATTTCACTCACCGATGTGAGCCATTATTTCGACAGCGACCCCACCAAGTTGATTCAGGGACTTCGCGATGACGGAAAATCGCCAACAAGCTACATCGCAGACACAACGACGGCAAATGCTCAGGTTCGCTCCTTAAGTGAAACGATTCGCCTGGACTCACGAACCAAACTGCTCAATCCAAAGTGGTATGAAGGCATGCTCGATTCTGGTTATGAAGGGGTTCGAGAAGTCGCAAAGCGGTTGAACTTCACGCTTGGATGGAGTGCTACAAGCGGTTCTGTAGACAACTTTGTGTACGAAGAAGCCAATGAAACATTCATCAATGATCCAGAAATGCGCAAACGCTTGCTGGAGCTTAATCCCCATAGTTTCAGGCGGATTGTTGGAACCTTACTTGAGGTCAATGGACGTGGGTATTGGGAAACCTCGGATGAAAACATCCAGCAACTGCAGGAGCTTTATCAAGAGGTTGAGGATCGAATTGAGGGAGTTACAGACTCATAA
- the dapB gene encoding 4-hydroxy-tetrahydrodipicolinate reductase — MSDIQTGSIPVVVTGALGRMGAEVIRAVQMAPDCHLVGAVDNTPGKEGQDVGELLGLQSLEVAVTADLEGCLCSASQAVRDAGPGKGAVMVDFTHPSVVYANTRAAIAYGVHPVIGTTGLSPAQLDDLQSFSDKASIGGAVIPNFSVGMVLLQQAAAAAARFYDHAELTELHHNRKADAPSGTCIKTAELMEELGKLFNEPEVDEHESLAGSRGGQRPSGLRLHSLRLPGLVAHQEVMFGSPGETYTLRHDTIDRAAYMPGVLLCIRKVRQLQALVYGLERLL, encoded by the coding sequence ATGAGCGACATCCAGACCGGTTCGATACCCGTTGTGGTGACCGGTGCGCTGGGTCGAATGGGTGCTGAGGTGATTCGAGCAGTTCAAATGGCTCCCGATTGCCATCTGGTGGGTGCAGTGGACAACACACCCGGTAAAGAGGGACAGGACGTGGGCGAATTATTGGGGCTTCAGTCCCTGGAGGTGGCCGTTACTGCGGATCTCGAAGGCTGCTTGTGTTCTGCGAGTCAGGCCGTCCGAGATGCCGGGCCTGGGAAAGGAGCCGTCATGGTGGATTTCACCCACCCCTCTGTGGTGTATGCCAACACCAGGGCCGCGATCGCCTATGGCGTGCATCCTGTGATCGGGACCACGGGGTTGTCACCCGCCCAACTTGATGATCTCCAATCGTTTTCCGACAAGGCATCCATTGGTGGAGCTGTGATTCCTAACTTCTCTGTGGGAATGGTGTTGCTTCAGCAGGCTGCTGCCGCTGCTGCCCGGTTTTATGACCATGCCGAATTGACTGAGCTCCATCACAACCGCAAGGCTGATGCTCCTAGCGGAACCTGCATCAAAACAGCCGAACTCATGGAAGAGCTAGGCAAACTATTTAATGAACCAGAAGTGGATGAGCATGAATCTCTGGCTGGAAGCCGCGGTGGGCAGCGTCCGAGTGGATTGCGGTTGCATTCTTTGCGTTTGCCTGGACTAGTGGCTCATCAAGAAGTGATGTTTGGCTCTCCAGGTGAGACCTACACCCTGCGGCACGACACGATTGATCGGGCCGCATACATGCCAGGTGTCTTGCTTTGCATCCGTAAAGTGCGACAACTACAGGCGCTGGTTTACGGCCTCGAGCGTCTTCTTTAG
- a CDS encoding FAD-dependent monooxygenase: MTGSLAPIRINGAGPTGSLLAIGLANVGYSIHLFDPLSADQICSRSRAYALTHSSRRFLTRLGLWNELAPFLSPFKTLSLEDRAINRTVDFTESDLHSSNRSSRAVGWILDHTSLMKLLMSRLERSTHVKLYLGEASSQPLHSIHDFGLVIAADGPRSPTRSQLKFSWWSHAYSQGCLTAKVRFRNIDSETAFECFRPEGPLAILPLGNSDFQVVWSAPLDRCRQLAALQASAFLDDLSTILPRGLEPDALLDSPAAFPLEISLAPKLHQDNVVLVGESGHRCHPVGGQGLNLCWRDAETLLRLMTSASSIRRGLKAVPTRYTRGRYLDVLSVGFATDLLVRLFSNRQSALLLVRRFGLFMLKHSPWMRRVSLQAMSDGPCTLLHHLPK; the protein is encoded by the coding sequence ATGACCGGCTCCCTAGCTCCGATTCGGATCAATGGAGCCGGTCCAACAGGCAGTTTGCTTGCCATTGGGCTTGCAAATGTTGGTTATTCCATTCATCTCTTTGATCCCCTGAGCGCAGATCAAATCTGTTCTCGAAGTAGGGCTTATGCTTTAACTCATTCCTCAAGACGTTTCCTGACGCGATTAGGCCTTTGGAATGAGTTGGCCCCATTTTTGTCACCCTTTAAGACCTTGAGTCTTGAAGATCGTGCTATTAACCGAACTGTAGATTTTACAGAATCTGATCTCCATTCCTCGAATAGATCATCCCGTGCTGTTGGATGGATTTTGGATCACACGTCCTTGATGAAGCTCTTGATGAGCAGACTTGAGAGATCCACCCATGTGAAGCTTTACCTCGGCGAAGCTTCCTCTCAACCACTTCATTCCATTCATGATTTTGGATTGGTGATTGCAGCCGATGGTCCTCGCTCACCAACAAGATCCCAACTCAAGTTTTCTTGGTGGTCTCACGCCTACTCGCAGGGTTGCTTAACTGCAAAAGTACGTTTTCGCAATATTGATTCTGAAACAGCTTTCGAATGCTTTAGGCCCGAAGGCCCTCTGGCCATTTTGCCACTTGGAAATTCAGACTTTCAAGTTGTTTGGAGTGCCCCTCTTGATCGATGTCGTCAGTTGGCTGCTCTTCAGGCATCGGCCTTTTTAGATGATCTTTCTACGATCCTTCCCCGTGGTCTTGAGCCAGATGCATTGCTCGATTCACCCGCAGCATTCCCATTAGAGATTAGTTTGGCGCCAAAACTGCATCAAGATAATGTTGTCCTTGTAGGTGAATCTGGACATCGCTGTCACCCTGTGGGAGGTCAGGGTCTCAATCTTTGTTGGCGCGATGCTGAAACTCTTCTTCGGCTGATGACATCTGCTTCCTCCATTCGGCGGGGTTTAAAAGCAGTTCCTACTCGTTACACTAGAGGACGCTATCTTGATGTGTTATCTGTTGGTTTTGCGACCGATCTTCTCGTTCGTTTGTTCTCCAACCGTCAGTCAGCACTTCTTCTTGTTCGTCGTTTTGGGCTCTTCATGCTCAAGCACTCTCCATGGATGCGCCGTGTTTCGCTTCAGGCGATGTCTGATGGACCGTGCACTCTGCTGCATCACTTGCCAAAGTGA
- a CDS encoding DUF2949 domain-containing protein, with the protein MVISSDPQPQPSAALLSYLQGKLGLSASAINLGLRQAELEQAPLPVVLWSFGLLSLQGYQDVLDWQQSQE; encoded by the coding sequence ATGGTCATTAGCAGTGACCCACAACCCCAGCCATCGGCGGCATTGCTCTCCTACTTGCAGGGAAAGCTTGGATTGAGTGCCAGTGCCATCAACCTTGGTCTGCGCCAAGCCGAATTGGAACAGGCCCCCCTACCTGTGGTGCTCTGGAGTTTTGGTCTTCTGAGTTTGCAGGGATACCAAGACGTTTTGGACTGGCAGCAATCTCAGGAGTAG